Part of the Vigna angularis cultivar LongXiaoDou No.4 chromosome 1, ASM1680809v1, whole genome shotgun sequence genome, tatatatatatatatatatatatataagttaataaCACTAAAATTATTATACGCACTTTATATTATAACCATATTAAATtcatatgtattattattattactactcATGATTAACTTTTACTGAaagaagtaattttttttactcattCCCGTCAGCGAATAGCGAATCAGAATCTTACTAATTATAATACCTCACCATTGATTTTTCTAACCCAATTAATCAGCAAACTAATCATTATTACttgttattagtttttttattatactattttattatacaaACAATTACTTTGCCAATATATAAAACagtttattcaaaatatttaatagtcTTATGGACTATATATCCCAACAACCAGACaacagatttttgaaaaatgattaGGTTGGCTGTTGCGGTGTCGTTTAATCACAACTAGAAACACAAAGAAAGGACAACTAGTAAATCTAGGTTAacactatttttattatataaataaatatacaacattactatctattttattttgttgataaatattttaaaaattaaattttttcagtcatttatttttttatatatatttattttactatcaCATGTAAAACATTCCAAAATATagcatttaattatataatagtcATCACAGATTTAATAAGATAGATAAGTTATAGACAATATTATAAAGTGGAATTCACAGTCAtccaaaaataactataaacttaaattttatacaCAACCAGgttaaataaaactatttacaaaACTACTCATCTTCCTCTGCTTACACTCATAGGATGATCATAGCAGAGAAGAGAACACAAaacatacaaacacaaacaaaaagcAGAAGGGTAAGCTAAATTACAAAGCATGTAATATATCATTTACAACATCACACTTAAATCAAATATGTAACATCCAACAATCCAAACATCTTAATATGCAAAGACCTAAATCGACtatccggacttagaatgaatgtCAAGCTATAATgagttgtgcacttgtggtggcctctactgctttgcaaagcatTGCCAaggggtttcaccctaccacccACTCCAGGTTAGTCTGTTACTCGTCATAGACTATACTGGAAGCACATAGACTAAAACCTCCTCCTACTCTCACTACATGTGtcaatcttctctacttgagaatgaaagaccattagagCGTTAGGATAACCCCCAATGTTGAATtccctgcattcattctaaagaTACTTGAAACCATACCGAAGAAGTCCCTCTGTGGAACCCATTTTACCAACTGTGAAATCATTTGAATCCATATGAAACCATATACctataatctttcacttttatattgcatacaaacatatataacactAATTATATTTCAAAGGACCATAAACAACCCAACAAGTCATAAAAAATCACATGAAACCattttatatacattaataCACAATAATAGTCCAAGaagaaccactaaacaacacaaaaacccCTTCAAACTCATACTTAGGCAAGTaaaacaactttgaaacccCCACCAACAGCTCTGAAAAGGTTCCAAGCCCCCAAAACGACTTAAAGAACGTCTAAAACTAATACCCGGAACCCCAAATTTGGTATTTCCAAAACctgaaaaagaaactaaaactaGTGCGGTAGCGCTCAGTGCTCAGAAGCTACCGCTCAACGCTAGAGCCACTGGAATAGTGGCGCTCTGCACCAGAAAGCTGGCACTCAACGCTGGTGCCCCTGGAATGGTGGCGCTTAACGCTAGAAACTAACCCTCAACGCCATATCAGTTGATAACACACTGTTTTCATGGACTTTGATGCACTTGAGACTTGTTCTAATGATCAAAAGGGTTTCTTACTCACTAGAATTGATATGAAAACAcatttataactaaaacaagGTATCTCTTTTATCATTAGATCCAAACTAGGTGCATTAAACCCATATGACAACTCCAAAAGTACCCAAACTCAAATCTACACTTTCTAACCCAAAACTCTACAAACTAAAGGTATGAACAAGTTTTAAATGACTCAAAAATAGATCCTAAACTCACTAATTTACCCTAAACCCACTCCTTTGAAATTTCACTACTCAATACGCCTTATTTAAACCCAAATCATGCAAATTCACCATCACAACTCTCTCCTGCATAATACTCCAGATTTTACTGGTTTGACAGTTCCCACAAGTTCAAAATAACatcaaaataacattaaaataattacccAAACATCTATTTTGCCTAACGAGCCCCTTATTCAAAATTTCACTTATAAAACCTcaaaatttcactctaaaataaGCATTAGTTGCACTCAAATTCTTCCTCTCAACTTAACACCACGAAGTTGACCATCTAATGATACTAACCAATCTCAACAAAATTACCAAACTATAgattttacattatatttattacaaaattaccCATATCATCAATTTGAGCTACGATTTGTactaaaatttcattatttttcacatccatcattatttatataatttttatctcCACAACATTTTAAGTTCATCATGCAATAACTCATAACAACAACCATGCCTTCATAATTCTCCGAACACATCATAAATTTATAAGCATTCAACATTTTTCCCCAATTTAACATCATCAATTTCCATATAATCACATACACACAATTAACAGATTTCAAACATCTTACCATAcctatgaaaagaaaattagctTCTCTTACCTTAGGAGAATTATAACAGCTCTAAAAACACTCGCCTTAAGCTTCCACTACAAAGAATTTTAGGAAAAACCTACAATTAACAGAATGATAATCGGAATGAAATCTTGGGACTCAAGATTAATAAAGAATCAAAGAAGAAACTCAATTGATACATACGAGACATATTTGGTACACATGATCATAGATCAAAGATAGACTAAGAAAAGGggtagaaacttacttgcttTAAACAGAGAATCAATCGGATGAAAGTGGAGAGTACTTCATTATGATCCTCTAGGAACCTCTTGATCCTCAAACAAAAAATCACTaagtaagaaaataaagatcATAATATCACTAAGTaagaaaatgaagagagaaGGTAAAgagagtttatatttttaattttcataaattttttatttaaatcataatcaatgtattttttaaaatataataagaaaaaagaatattattctATTAAATCATAGGAAAATTAAtgtcatttattaaaaaaatacagaaaagacAAATGTCCATTTAAGTTTAAAGTTAAAGGAGATATGACTatcattatattaaaagaaattaagtgtttattttcaaaattagaaaaatatgaagataaGTAAATGCATCTATTCTTATACTATTTATGCTATTTTTcgatcttttattatttattgtaaacttagattaataagaaaatatcatTCAATACCTGAATTTGAAATATCCATTCTATTAACTGTGAACTTGAAATACctttcaaacaaatttcaatatGTAAATGATTTGTTGTCAAGACTAACATTTAAGTACTTTTGTCCAATTTAAGacatttgtttaatttaatttaatttagctAATTTCAcctaataaaactaaattttacttttttattcataaaaagaGCTTAAGAAGtttaaataaaacttaagaaaaaggaaaaaaactgATTTAGATAAAATTTTGAAGAGTAAAACTAGAGCATATTTCCAAGTGATAAAACttgtattataattattttttgaagaaactaaaattgaatttttttttataattaattacattttccAGTGACATTACTTTATGTTTAAATAAGGAATAAAGTATATATGAAGggattaaaaaaaagtgttttatatatttcaggGTAGAGGGTTACTAAAATGATATTTCAACCTCTTTATAATTTGACCTACCTATCAGGTATCTGGAAAAAAAGCATCAGCTGGAACCGTGCTGTTCGTTGGCAGGGTCAATGATTAAGAAACTACGTCACACACTACCAAAAATATCAATtactaaaatacattttaaaattacattatttatttactttaattttccTACACACAACACAAAATTACCATGAAATGCAAGGAATTTAATAATAGAGAGCAGAACAAAGACTTGAGAGCTTCAATGGAGGTCCATCACTAGAAAACACTTCCATTGTTTTGGCGATAGGATCAACGAACACCATGGCAGAGCTCACTCCGAAGAAGGAAAATCCCAACCTTCTGCTGGGCCGGTTCGAGCTGGGAAAACTCCTGGGGCACGGAACCTTCGCCAAGGTCCACCATGCCAGGAACATCAAAACCGGGGAAGGAGTGGCCATCAAGATCATAAACAAGGAAAAGATCCTCAAGGGCGGTTTGGTGTCCCACATCAAGCGCGAGATCTCCATCCTCCGCCGCGTCCGCCACCCCAACATCGTCCAACTCTTCGAAGTCATGGCCACCAAAACCAAGATCTACTTCGTCATGGAGTTCGTGCGCGGCGGCGAGCTCTTCAACAAGGTCGCCAAGGGAAGGTTGAAGGAAGAGGTTGCCAGAAAGTACTTCCAGCAGCTGATTTCCGCGGTGGAGTTTTGTCATGCGCGCGGCGTGTTCCACAGGGACATCAAGCCCGAGAATTTGTTGCTGGATGAGGATGGGAACCTTAAAGTCTCTGACTTCGGACTCAGTGCTGTGTCGGATCAGATTAGGCAGGACGGGCTATTCCACACGTTCTGTGGGACACCTGCGTATGTTGCTCCTGAGGTTTTGGCGCGGAAAGGGTACGATGGTGCCAAGGTTGATATCTGGTCTTGTGGGGTTGTTTTGTTCGTTTTGATGGCGGGGTATTTGCCTTTCCATGACCGTAATGTTATGGCCATGTATAAGAAGATTTACAGGGGTGAGTTTCGGTGTCCCAGGTGGTTCTCTCCTGAACTTACTAGACTTCTCTGTGGGCTTCTTGATACCAACCCTCAGACCAGGATTTCTATTCCTGAAATCATGGAAAATCGGTGGTTCAAGAAGGGTTTCAAGCAGATAAAGTTCTATGTGGAGGATGATAGAGTTTGTAGTTTTGATGATAAGTTGCAGTTGCAGCCCCATGATGGTGGTGGGGATGATGATTTTGCAACATCGGATTCTGAGGTTGAAATTAGGAGGAAGAATAGTCATAATGCTTCCTTGCCAAGGCCTGCTAGTTTGAATGCATTTGACATCATATCGTTTTCTCAGGGATTTGATCTCTCTGGATTGTTTGAGGAAAAGGGGGATGAGGCCAGGTTTGTTTCTTCTGCTCCAGTGTCTAAGATTATATCCAAATTGGAGGAGGTTGCTCAGTTGGTTAGCTTCACGGTGAGGAAGAAAGATTGCAGGGTGAGCTTGGAGGGCTCTAGAGAAGGCGTGAAGGGTCCTTTGACCATTGCAGCTGAGATTTTTGAGTTGACACCTTCCTTGGTGGTTGTGGAGGTGAAGAAAAAGGGAGGGGATAAGGCAGAGTATGACAGGTTTTGTAACTCTGAATTGAGACCCGCGTTGGAGAATTTGGTTAAGGAGGAATCTGCTTCTTCGTCTTACCAATCTACACACATTGATTCTGAACTTCATCAACGAACACTCTCTGACTCTGCCCTTAACATTCATTCAGATAGTGAAAGTTTGTATCGACAAGACTTGCCTGAAGTAGAAAAAACTAGTATCCGAAAACATGGTGAATCAAtatttgaaatctcataaaaaaaGATACTAACATTTAGTATCTGACTGTCTTTGGGAAGAGATCGTTTTTTAAGATTGAAacatgagagaaaaaaaatgcatgttTGTATTAGCTAAGGTATCTAGAAGAATGACAGATGATAATAGGATACtacttttttcttgtaattttagATTGTGtgcatgttttatttttcttcttttgccaCAAGAATTGTCCATCTTCTTTTAGGTTTG contains:
- the LOC108342066 gene encoding CBL-interacting serine/threonine-protein kinase 12, whose protein sequence is MAELTPKKENPNLLLGRFELGKLLGHGTFAKVHHARNIKTGEGVAIKIINKEKILKGGLVSHIKREISILRRVRHPNIVQLFEVMATKTKIYFVMEFVRGGELFNKVAKGRLKEEVARKYFQQLISAVEFCHARGVFHRDIKPENLLLDEDGNLKVSDFGLSAVSDQIRQDGLFHTFCGTPAYVAPEVLARKGYDGAKVDIWSCGVVLFVLMAGYLPFHDRNVMAMYKKIYRGEFRCPRWFSPELTRLLCGLLDTNPQTRISIPEIMENRWFKKGFKQIKFYVEDDRVCSFDDKLQLQPHDGGGDDDFATSDSEVEIRRKNSHNASLPRPASLNAFDIISFSQGFDLSGLFEEKGDEARFVSSAPVSKIISKLEEVAQLVSFTVRKKDCRVSLEGSREGVKGPLTIAAEIFELTPSLVVVEVKKKGGDKAEYDRFCNSELRPALENLVKEESASSSYQSTHIDSELHQRTLSDSALNIHSDSESLYRQDLPEVEKTSIRKHGESIFEIS